The following proteins are encoded in a genomic region of Tenacibaculum sp. 190524A05c:
- a CDS encoding alginate export family protein: protein MKRITYFVLLLFTKISIAQNIELKEQPKFSLFRASENYEYLKEHEKYKKDFFDPIKFIPLNENKDIYLSLGGQIRPRFEHYSNRLWNGEEDQDFYSQRLSFHTNLVLGKYFRIFSELYHGYTSHEREFVEYDELDFHQLFAEFIIPFKNHSKLSVILGRQELGFGAGRLIGFREGPNIRRAFDASRIIFSKGKTNIQAFYGKEVRPTFSAFDNEFTLFNNNSNNPKLWGLYSQFKIPGFNGMNEIYYLGYQNNNATFNDVTGEEKRHTLGLRRFGKIGKRFQYNTELIYQFGELGTNDVSAFNLESDWHYKLINTNWLWNPGLKLEYTSGDKNIGDGKINTFNPLFVNPAYYSLAASIAPVNLISLHPSISAKPMEKLNIYAEWAFFWRASENDGLYQPPRFINRLSNGITARDLGSQFGFKASYEFNRHLSFDLDLSYFIAGTFQENNGNSENIFHFAPTLNYKF from the coding sequence ATGAAAAGAATAACCTATTTTGTATTACTCTTATTTACCAAAATTTCAATAGCTCAAAATATTGAGTTAAAAGAACAACCAAAATTCAGTCTTTTTAGAGCTAGCGAAAACTATGAGTACTTAAAGGAACATGAAAAGTATAAAAAGGACTTTTTCGATCCCATAAAATTCATTCCTTTAAATGAGAATAAAGATATCTATTTATCATTGGGTGGTCAAATACGACCTCGTTTCGAACACTATTCAAATAGACTTTGGAACGGAGAAGAAGATCAAGATTTTTATTCACAAAGATTGTCTTTTCACACCAATTTAGTTCTTGGAAAATATTTTAGAATTTTTAGTGAGTTATATCACGGATATACCAGTCATGAAAGAGAATTTGTAGAATATGATGAATTAGACTTTCATCAACTCTTTGCTGAATTTATAATTCCATTTAAAAATCACAGCAAATTATCTGTAATTCTGGGAAGACAAGAACTTGGATTTGGCGCTGGGAGATTAATAGGATTTAGAGAAGGTCCAAATATTAGAAGAGCTTTCGATGCTTCTCGAATCATTTTTTCAAAAGGTAAAACGAATATACAAGCTTTCTACGGTAAAGAAGTAAGACCAACTTTTTCTGCATTTGACAATGAATTTACATTGTTTAATAATAATTCGAATAATCCCAAATTATGGGGATTATATAGCCAATTTAAAATACCTGGTTTTAATGGAATGAACGAAATCTATTATTTAGGTTATCAAAATAATAATGCAACATTTAATGATGTTACAGGAGAAGAAAAAAGGCATACACTTGGTTTACGCCGTTTTGGAAAAATTGGTAAACGATTTCAATACAACACCGAACTCATCTATCAATTTGGAGAATTAGGAACAAATGATGTTAGTGCGTTCAATTTAGAAAGCGATTGGCATTATAAACTTATCAATACAAATTGGTTATGGAATCCAGGATTGAAATTAGAATATACGAGTGGTGATAAGAATATTGGTGATGGAAAAATAAACACATTCAATCCGCTATTTGTTAATCCAGCATATTATAGTCTTGCTGCATCAATTGCTCCTGTCAACTTAATATCATTACATCCATCAATATCGGCTAAACCAATGGAAAAACTTAACATTTACGCTGAATGGGCATTCTTTTGGAGAGCTTCTGAAAATGATGGTTTATACCAACCACCACGTTTTATAAATAGACTTTCCAATGGAATTACAGCAAGAGATTTAGGTAGCCAATTTGGATTCAAAGCTTCTTACGAATTCAATCGTCATTTATCTTTTGATTTAGACTTAAGTTACTTCATCGCTGGTACTTTTCAAGAGAATAATGGAAACAGTGAAAACATCTTTCATTTTGCACCAACACTGAATTATAAATTTTAA
- a CDS encoding Crp/Fnr family transcriptional regulator, producing MEPKQFESLILHFKNKISLSEAEEELIISKLRSKRYLKGQYIIQEEDVYKYQTFIVKGKVKTFYMAEDGNEHVIAFGLDNWWVGDICSFTTQTPAMFNTVCLEETLVAQISYEAMEFLYNEIPQLEKYFRLTLEKAYGNTTKRLVRNHSMPAIDRYVLFTEEYPEIVNQVPQYMIASYLGITKEFLSSIKKQL from the coding sequence TTGGAACCAAAACAATTTGAATCGTTAATCCTACATTTTAAAAATAAGATTTCCTTATCAGAAGCTGAGGAAGAATTAATCATTTCTAAACTGAGAAGTAAACGTTATTTAAAAGGACAATACATCATTCAGGAAGAAGATGTGTACAAGTATCAAACATTCATTGTAAAAGGAAAGGTTAAAACCTTCTATATGGCAGAAGACGGGAATGAACATGTTATTGCTTTTGGTTTAGACAATTGGTGGGTTGGTGACATTTGTAGTTTTACAACACAAACTCCAGCTATGTTTAACACCGTTTGTCTTGAAGAAACTTTGGTTGCTCAAATCTCATATGAAGCTATGGAATTCTTGTATAACGAAATACCACAGTTAGAAAAATATTTTCGATTAACACTCGAAAAAGCATATGGAAATACTACAAAAAGACTCGTTAGAAATCATTCAATGCCCGCAATAGATAGATATGTTTTATTTACTGAAGAATATCCTGAAATTGTAAATCAGGTACCACAATATATGATTGCTTCTTACTTAGGAATTACCAAAGAATTTTTAAGTTCTATAAAAAAACAACTTTAA
- a CDS encoding VPS10 domain-containing protein — translation MRKTLIIFLSIFLSTNLFSNAQKNKTKKSELSKISISGLKWRNVGPALTSGRIADFAFNPKNPFEYYVATASGGVWKTVNSGVTYEPIFDSQGSYSIGCITIDPNNPNVIWVGTGENNNQRSVAYGDGVYRSLDGGKSWKHMGLKNSEHIGKIIVHPENSNIVYVAAIGPLWSKGGDRGLYKTEDGGKTWKSVIKVDEHTGVNDVVMDPRDPNVLYASTLQRRRHVYTYVGGGPGSGMHKSEDGGETWTKINKGLPGVELGRIGLAISPANPEIIYAIVEAANRKGGFYASTNRGASWEKRSSHVTSGNYYQEIIADPVDENTVYSMDTWMSVTHNGGKSFELVGEDTKHVDNHCMWINPNNNKHWLVGCDGGIYETFDAAKTWGFKKNLPVTQFYKVAVDNDAPFYNIYGGTQDNFSLGGPSRVLTNHGIRNSEWFITNGGDGFESQIDPNNPNIVYAQSQYGGLVRYDKKSGETVGIKPKARKGENAYRFNWDAPLVVSRHVPGRLYFSANKVFKSDDYGNSWEVISDDLSQQIDRNTLKVYDRVVSMDAVMKNGSTSLYGSIVAFSESPINKDLLAAGTDDGLIHISEDGGQNWRKISKISGAPEQSYVNSVFLSRHNENVIYAAFNHHKYGDFKPYIFKSTDKGRSWNQIQSNLPERGSVYAIEEDHIDKNLLFVGTEFGVFFSPNQGANWKQLKKGLPTIAVRDIAIQERENDLVLGTFGRGFYVLDDYSVLRTIENAKPTEKAKIYPIRTALMWEQSSPLGLPGKSFQGDNFYTADNLGPEALITYYYDSSYKTLKSKRQKKEKELTKAGSDTPYPSYEALKAETDETKDELVFVIKDSNGKVIKKQFKSAVKGVQRFHWDLRYTPQNPINLRKSSFYNPFSGKDEGTLVAPGQYTVEMSLYKNGTMTKLTDPVRFEVKGLNNVEMPAKNRAEKVAFQKDLAKLQADMGIIRNLMSESSNKLRYIKVGIKKSEQPIGSLMTDVLNIEKQLKEVRLSLYGDAVKRRLDIDQPLPVANRLGAIGYEQKYSTATPTKTHRDNYEIAKDEIIVLKKRVEQIYNIDIKTLEKKLIDLGVPYTPGRGYEPKN, via the coding sequence ATGAGAAAAACACTCATTATCTTTTTGAGTATTTTTTTGAGTACGAATCTTTTTAGTAATGCTCAAAAGAACAAAACCAAAAAATCTGAATTAAGTAAAATCAGTATTTCTGGATTAAAATGGCGTAATGTTGGTCCGGCTTTAACTTCAGGACGTATAGCCGATTTTGCTTTCAATCCTAAAAATCCATTTGAATATTATGTAGCAACCGCTTCTGGAGGAGTTTGGAAAACTGTAAACTCAGGAGTTACATACGAACCAATTTTTGATTCGCAAGGATCTTATTCTATTGGATGTATTACAATTGATCCGAACAATCCAAATGTAATTTGGGTCGGTACAGGAGAAAATAACAATCAACGTTCTGTTGCTTATGGTGATGGAGTTTATAGATCTCTTGATGGCGGAAAGTCTTGGAAACATATGGGACTTAAAAACTCTGAACACATTGGAAAGATTATAGTTCATCCGGAAAACTCCAATATTGTCTATGTTGCTGCAATTGGTCCGTTATGGAGTAAAGGCGGAGACAGAGGTTTATATAAAACTGAAGACGGTGGTAAAACTTGGAAATCTGTTATTAAAGTAGATGAACATACAGGAGTGAACGATGTTGTTATGGATCCTAGAGATCCGAATGTTTTATATGCATCAACATTACAAAGAAGACGTCATGTTTACACTTATGTTGGTGGTGGACCAGGATCTGGAATGCACAAAAGTGAAGATGGCGGAGAAACTTGGACCAAAATTAACAAAGGATTACCTGGTGTTGAATTAGGAAGAATTGGATTAGCAATTTCTCCAGCAAATCCTGAGATCATTTATGCAATTGTAGAGGCTGCTAACCGTAAAGGTGGTTTTTACGCTTCTACAAATAGAGGAGCAAGCTGGGAAAAACGCAGTTCGCATGTAACAAGTGGTAATTATTACCAAGAAATAATTGCAGACCCTGTAGATGAAAACACAGTGTATTCAATGGATACTTGGATGTCAGTAACTCACAATGGAGGAAAGAGTTTTGAGTTAGTTGGAGAAGATACGAAGCATGTGGATAATCATTGTATGTGGATTAATCCGAACAACAATAAACATTGGTTAGTAGGATGTGACGGAGGAATTTATGAAACTTTTGACGCTGCTAAAACATGGGGTTTTAAAAAGAACCTTCCTGTTACACAATTTTATAAAGTTGCTGTAGATAACGATGCTCCGTTTTATAATATTTATGGTGGAACTCAAGACAATTTCAGTTTAGGAGGACCATCAAGAGTATTAACTAATCACGGTATTCGTAATTCGGAATGGTTTATTACAAATGGAGGAGATGGTTTTGAATCTCAAATAGATCCAAATAATCCAAACATTGTATATGCACAATCTCAATATGGAGGATTAGTGCGTTACGATAAAAAAAGTGGTGAAACAGTAGGAATCAAGCCTAAAGCAAGAAAAGGTGAAAATGCCTATCGTTTTAACTGGGACGCACCTTTAGTTGTGAGTAGACATGTTCCTGGAAGATTGTATTTTTCAGCAAATAAAGTATTTAAATCAGATGATTACGGAAATAGTTGGGAAGTAATAAGCGATGATTTATCTCAACAGATTGATAGAAATACCTTAAAAGTATACGACAGAGTAGTAAGCATGGACGCTGTGATGAAAAATGGATCGACTTCGCTTTACGGAAGTATCGTTGCCTTTTCTGAATCTCCAATAAATAAAGACTTATTAGCCGCTGGAACTGATGATGGATTAATTCACATTTCTGAAGATGGTGGACAAAACTGGCGTAAAATTTCTAAGATTTCTGGAGCACCCGAACAATCTTACGTGAATAGCGTATTCTTATCTAGACATAATGAGAATGTAATTTATGCGGCTTTTAATCATCATAAATATGGAGATTTTAAACCTTACATATTTAAATCAACAGATAAAGGTAGAAGCTGGAATCAGATTCAATCTAATTTGCCAGAAAGAGGAAGTGTTTATGCTATCGAGGAGGATCATATAGATAAAAACTTATTATTCGTAGGAACTGAATTCGGTGTGTTCTTTTCACCCAATCAAGGAGCAAACTGGAAGCAGTTGAAAAAAGGATTACCTACAATTGCCGTTAGAGATATAGCCATTCAAGAACGCGAGAATGACTTAGTTCTAGGTACATTCGGACGTGGATTTTATGTTTTAGACGATTACTCTGTTCTTAGAACTATTGAAAATGCTAAACCGACTGAGAAAGCTAAAATATATCCAATCAGAACTGCATTAATGTGGGAGCAAAGTAGTCCTTTAGGTTTACCTGGAAAATCTTTCCAAGGTGATAATTTCTATACTGCTGATAATTTAGGTCCTGAAGCTTTAATCACGTATTACTACGATTCAAGCTACAAAACCTTAAAAAGTAAGCGTCAAAAGAAAGAGAAAGAGCTTACTAAAGCTGGTTCAGACACTCCTTATCCATCTTACGAAGCATTAAAAGCTGAAACTGACGAAACCAAAGATGAATTAGTTTTTGTTATCAAAGATTCAAACGGAAAAGTAATTAAGAAACAATTTAAATCTGCGGTAAAAGGAGTGCAAAGATTTCACTGGGATTTAAGATATACGCCGCAAAATCCTATTAATTTAAGAAAATCATCTTTTTATAACCCTTTCAGTGGTAAAGATGAAGGAACATTGGTTGCTCCTGGACAGTATACAGTTGAAATGTCTTTATACAAAAACGGAACAATGACTAAGTTAACTGATCCAGTACGTTTTGAAGTTAAAGGATTAAACAACGTAGAAATGCCTGCTAAAAACCGTGCTGAGAAAGTAGCTTTCCAAAAGGATTTAGCGAAGTTACAAGCTGATATGGGAATCATTAGAAATTTAATGTCTGAATCAAGTAATAAATTGCGTTACATCAAGGTAGGAATTAAAAAGTCTGAACAACCAATTGGATCATTAATGACAGATGTATTAAATATTGAAAAACAATTAAAAGAAGTAAGACTTTCTTTATATGGTGATGCTGTTAAACGTAGATTAGATATAGATCAACCTTTACCTGTAGCTAACCGTTTAGGAGCAATTGGATATGAGCAAAAATATTCAACTGCAACTCCAACAAAAACGCATCGTGATAATTACGAAATAGCTAAAGATGAAATTATTGTACTTAAAAAGAGAGTAGAGCAGATTTATAATATTGATATCAAAACATTAGAGAAAAAATTAATTGATTTAGGAGTTCCTTACACACCTGGAAGAGGTTACGAACCAAAAAACTAG
- a CDS encoding dienelactone hydrolase family protein, protein MKLIKIFTVLIAFTVLFSCKNENKPKEENTSTSKQEIVNVKGEEVIYASDSTNLKGYISFDENKKGKRPGVIIVHEWWGHNDYVRKRADMLAELGYTAIAIDMYGDGKQANHPSDAGKFAQSVMSNLPVAKARFKAALDLLKKHESVDADKIAAIGYCFGGSVALTMANTGEDLDAVAAFHSGVQLPVMPNEELKARVLVCNGAEDPFISPEAVKAFTSALDSLGKKYEYVSYPGAKHSFTSKEADANGEKFKLPLAYNAEADQKSWESLQQLLKDVFTN, encoded by the coding sequence ATGAAACTAATTAAAATTTTTACAGTACTAATTGCATTTACTGTACTATTTTCATGTAAAAATGAAAACAAACCAAAGGAAGAAAATACTTCAACTTCAAAACAAGAAATAGTAAACGTTAAAGGCGAAGAAGTAATCTATGCTTCTGATTCTACGAATTTAAAAGGATACATTTCTTTTGATGAAAATAAAAAAGGAAAAAGACCTGGTGTAATTATTGTACATGAATGGTGGGGACATAATGATTATGTAAGAAAACGTGCAGACATGTTAGCCGAATTAGGATACACGGCGATTGCTATTGATATGTATGGAGATGGAAAACAAGCCAATCATCCAAGTGATGCTGGTAAATTTGCGCAAAGCGTAATGTCTAATCTTCCTGTTGCAAAAGCTCGTTTTAAAGCCGCATTAGATCTATTAAAAAAACATGAATCTGTGGATGCAGATAAAATTGCAGCTATAGGATATTGCTTTGGTGGCAGCGTAGCATTAACAATGGCTAATACTGGAGAAGATTTAGATGCTGTTGCTGCTTTTCATAGCGGAGTACAATTACCTGTAATGCCAAATGAAGAATTAAAAGCTCGAGTTTTAGTATGTAACGGAGCTGAAGATCCATTTATAAGCCCTGAAGCTGTAAAAGCATTTACTTCTGCATTAGATTCTTTAGGAAAAAAGTATGAATATGTTTCTTATCCTGGAGCAAAACATAGTTTTACATCTAAAGAAGCAGATGCAAATGGAGAAAAATTCAAACTTCCACTTGCCTATAATGCTGAAGCTGACCAAAAATCTTGGGAAAGTTTACAGCAATTATTAAAAGATGTTTTTACCAACTAA
- a CDS encoding alkaline phosphatase D family protein: protein MIKKIFFVAILFMNSFMMLAQDLVQSGPMVGYSSMKEALLWVQTTKAAEVHFEYFDKENPKKRFKTEKYTTEKNLGYVAKLVADDIQPGKKYMYEVFVNGRRIKRDYPMEFQAQTLWQWRTDPPEVNFAVGSCNYVNEKEVDRPGRPYGSEYEIFTSIHKKDPDFMLWLGDNTYLREVDWDSRKGFLHRYTHTRSLPELQPLLASTHHYAIWDDHDFGPNNSNGSYAMKDTASEIFKLFWGNPNYDVIKKGGITGHFQWADLEFFLLDNRYYRTANNNYTGERQMLGKEQIDWLINALASSRSPFKFIAIGGQFISSEAMYENHALFQKERNYIIQKIREARIEGVIFLDGDRHHTGLSKMQESDRVYPLYDLTCSSLTAGAHKNKEELNVYKLQETLVGVHNFGILNVSGPRKDRVLTMKIFDKDGKELWTKAIKAQDLRYRSRRR, encoded by the coding sequence ATGATAAAGAAGATATTTTTTGTAGCTATTCTATTCATGAACAGTTTTATGATGTTAGCTCAAGATTTGGTTCAATCTGGACCAATGGTTGGTTATTCGTCAATGAAGGAAGCTTTATTATGGGTGCAAACTACAAAAGCAGCCGAAGTACATTTTGAGTATTTTGATAAAGAAAACCCTAAAAAGAGATTTAAAACAGAAAAATATACTACTGAAAAGAATTTAGGTTATGTAGCAAAATTAGTTGCAGATGACATTCAACCAGGAAAGAAATATATGTATGAGGTATTCGTGAATGGTAGAAGGATAAAACGAGATTATCCAATGGAATTTCAAGCGCAAACGCTTTGGCAATGGAGAACAGATCCACCTGAGGTTAACTTTGCCGTTGGAAGCTGTAATTATGTAAATGAAAAAGAAGTTGATAGACCAGGAAGGCCTTACGGAAGCGAATATGAAATATTCACTTCTATTCATAAAAAAGATCCTGATTTTATGCTTTGGTTAGGTGATAACACGTATTTAAGAGAAGTGGATTGGGATTCTAGAAAAGGATTTTTACATCGTTATACACATACGCGTTCATTACCAGAATTACAACCTTTATTAGCATCTACGCATCATTATGCAATTTGGGACGACCATGATTTTGGTCCTAATAATTCGAACGGAAGCTATGCAATGAAAGATACAGCTTCAGAAATATTTAAATTATTCTGGGGGAATCCTAATTACGATGTAATTAAAAAAGGTGGAATTACAGGACATTTTCAGTGGGCCGATTTAGAGTTTTTCTTATTAGATAATCGTTATTACAGAACTGCTAATAACAATTACACTGGAGAAAGACAAATGTTAGGTAAAGAGCAAATAGATTGGTTAATCAACGCTTTAGCATCAAGTAGGTCACCTTTTAAATTTATCGCTATTGGTGGTCAGTTTATTAGTTCAGAAGCGATGTATGAAAACCATGCTTTATTTCAGAAAGAACGTAATTATATTATTCAAAAAATTCGTGAGGCTAGAATTGAAGGTGTAATTTTCTTAGATGGAGACAGACATCATACTGGATTGAGTAAAATGCAAGAAAGTGATAGAGTGTATCCATTATACGATTTAACTTGTTCTTCATTAACAGCAGGTGCACATAAAAACAAAGAAGAATTGAATGTATACAAGCTACAAGAAACTTTGGTTGGTGTTCATAACTTCGGAATATTAAACGTTAGCGGTCCAAGAAAAGACAGAGTATTAACAATGAAGATATTCGATAAAGACGGTAAAGAACTTTGGACTAAAGCTATTAAAGCTCAAGATTTAAGATACAGATCTAGAAGAAGATAA
- the ggt gene encoding gamma-glutamyltransferase — protein MRKLLLLAFCITMNFQYTEAQDRITGEPFATRSEVLGQNGMVATSHPLATQIGLDILKNGGNAIDAAIAANAALGLMEPTGCGIGGDLFAIVWDGKTQKIYGLNASGRSPQKLTLEYFEKNNMTKIPSHGPIPVSVPGAVDGWFELHKKFGSKPMSEILAPAIDYAEKGFPLTELIAWYLQRSIPFYQSKNFPNITETYISQNGGKLPNEGEIYKNPYLANTYRKIAKGGRDAFYKGDIAKTIGKFIKEQGGFLSAKDLSNHKSEWVEPVSVNYRGYDVWELPPNGQGIAALQMLQILKGYDFSNIEFGSAEHLHLFTEAKKLAFEDRAKYYADMDFFKVPVTELLSDSYASKRRAQIGKRAGKYNAGKISAGETIYMTVADKNGTMISLIQSNYRGMGSGMVPPGLGFMLQDRGELFSLKKGQANTYEPNKRPFHTIIPAFITKNGKPFVSFGVMGGDFQPMGHTQIVMNLVDFGMNLQEAGDAPRFDHTGGASPMGETTTNTGTIRTESGIPYTTIRGLIDRGHRIGTVRGVYGGYQGIMWDDKNKVYHGASESRKDGQAAGY, from the coding sequence ATGAGAAAATTACTTCTTTTGGCTTTTTGTATTACAATGAATTTTCAATACACAGAAGCTCAAGATAGAATCACAGGTGAACCATTTGCGACTCGTTCTGAGGTTTTAGGACAGAATGGAATGGTTGCTACAAGTCATCCTTTAGCTACCCAAATTGGTTTAGATATATTGAAAAATGGTGGAAATGCAATTGACGCGGCTATTGCGGCTAATGCTGCATTAGGTTTAATGGAACCAACAGGTTGTGGAATAGGAGGTGACTTATTTGCTATAGTTTGGGATGGCAAAACCCAAAAAATATATGGTTTAAATGCAAGTGGACGTTCTCCTCAAAAATTGACTTTGGAATATTTTGAGAAGAATAACATGACTAAAATTCCATCACATGGACCAATACCAGTGAGCGTTCCTGGTGCTGTTGATGGATGGTTTGAATTGCATAAAAAGTTTGGATCTAAACCAATGTCTGAAATATTAGCTCCTGCTATTGATTATGCTGAAAAAGGTTTTCCTTTAACTGAACTAATTGCATGGTATTTACAAAGAAGCATTCCTTTTTATCAATCAAAGAATTTCCCAAACATTACTGAAACCTATATTTCACAAAACGGAGGTAAATTGCCTAATGAAGGTGAAATTTATAAGAATCCATATTTAGCAAACACATATAGAAAAATTGCCAAAGGTGGTAGAGATGCTTTTTACAAAGGAGATATTGCTAAAACTATCGGTAAGTTTATAAAAGAACAAGGAGGATTTTTATCTGCAAAAGATTTAAGTAATCATAAATCTGAATGGGTAGAGCCTGTTTCTGTAAACTATAGAGGTTATGATGTATGGGAGTTACCTCCAAACGGACAAGGAATTGCTGCTTTACAGATGTTACAAATTCTAAAAGGATACGATTTTTCAAATATTGAATTTGGTAGTGCTGAACACTTACATCTTTTTACTGAAGCCAAAAAGCTTGCTTTTGAAGATAGAGCGAAATATTATGCTGATATGGATTTCTTTAAAGTACCTGTTACAGAATTACTTTCAGATTCATATGCTTCAAAAAGAAGAGCTCAAATTGGGAAAAGAGCAGGGAAATATAATGCTGGTAAAATTTCTGCGGGTGAAACTATTTATATGACGGTAGCAGATAAAAATGGAACAATGATCTCATTAATTCAAAGTAATTATAGAGGAATGGGATCGGGAATGGTTCCTCCAGGATTAGGATTTATGCTCCAAGATAGGGGAGAATTATTTAGTTTAAAAAAGGGTCAAGCAAATACTTATGAGCCTAATAAACGTCCATTTCATACAATTATTCCTGCTTTTATTACCAAAAATGGAAAACCTTTTGTTAGCTTTGGAGTCATGGGTGGAGATTTTCAACCGATGGGGCATACACAAATTGTTATGAATTTAGTAGATTTCGGAATGAATTTGCAAGAAGCCGGAGATGCACCAAGATTTGATCATACCGGTGGAGCAAGCCCAATGGGAGAAACAACTACGAATACTGGAACAATTCGTACAGAATCTGGAATTCCATATACAACGATACGAGGATTGATTGATAGAGGTCATCGAATTGGAACCGTTAGAGGTGTGTATGGAGGATACCAAGGAATTATGTGGGACGATAAAAATAAAGTATATCATGGAGCTTCTGAAAGTCGTAAAGACGGACAAGCTGCTGGTTACTAA
- a CDS encoding LamG-like jellyroll fold domain-containing protein — protein MFSNLATNRILVLSILSISIFYSCKQEKKEANGNEEKAVDTTNLELKKALTFYASFDNGVKADFALGDAEMYTVPNRKAVDSAKVGLHKPDIKLEENKGKFGSGLVFTERSKGYIYYPSTKNIAYDSINWNGTISFWLSLDPAKDLEPGYCDPIQITDVSYNDAAIWVDFTKENPRDFRLGVIGDRNVWNPNPEGPDNENPIFNKRLTGVKNPPFGTGQWTHILINFSGLNTKEGKASLYMNGELKGTRENIDTPFTWELDKSNIYLGLGYIGLMDELSIYNRSLTDKEITALYQLENGVHSILK, from the coding sequence ATGTTTAGCAATTTAGCAACGAATAGAATTCTAGTCCTTTCAATCCTATCTATTTCTATTTTTTATTCTTGTAAACAAGAAAAGAAAGAAGCAAATGGAAATGAAGAAAAAGCAGTTGATACAACAAATTTAGAATTAAAGAAAGCTTTGACTTTTTATGCTTCTTTTGATAACGGTGTTAAAGCTGATTTTGCTTTGGGAGATGCTGAAATGTATACAGTTCCTAATCGTAAAGCAGTTGATTCTGCGAAAGTAGGACTGCACAAACCAGATATTAAACTTGAAGAAAATAAAGGGAAATTTGGTTCTGGGTTAGTTTTTACTGAACGAAGTAAAGGATATATCTATTATCCTAGTACAAAAAATATTGCTTATGATTCAATTAATTGGAATGGAACAATTTCATTTTGGTTAAGTTTAGATCCAGCTAAAGATTTAGAACCAGGCTATTGTGATCCTATTCAAATCACAGATGTAAGTTATAACGATGCTGCGATTTGGGTTGATTTCACAAAAGAAAACCCACGTGATTTTAGATTAGGAGTAATTGGAGATAGAAATGTTTGGAACCCAAATCCAGAAGGACCAGATAATGAAAATCCTATTTTTAATAAGCGATTAACTGGAGTTAAAAATCCTCCTTTTGGAACTGGTCAATGGACTCATATTTTAATTAATTTTTCTGGTTTAAATACTAAAGAAGGAAAAGCATCTTTATATATGAATGGTGAGTTGAAAGGAACAAGAGAAAATATTGATACTCCTTTTACTTGGGAGCTCGATAAGTCTAACATCTATTTAGGATTAGGATATATTGGTTTAATGGATGAATTATCAATTTATAACAGAAGTCTTACCGATAAAGAGATAACAGCTTTATATCAATTAGAAAATGGTGTTCATTCAATTTTAAAGTAA
- a CDS encoding LytTR family DNA-binding domain-containing protein: MNLLIIEDEPRAARQLENLLNKSGLNFNVLEIIDSVEDAISWFKINKNPDLIFMDIQLADGLSFEIFQHIEVESPIIFTTAFDQYAIQAFKVNSIDYLLKPIQREDLDAALTKFNKTNSSNSIQPAILKQLLDSMQEPQYRSGILVKEGSGFVQIKISEILYAYSENSITFGVTHHKRFIIDETIDQLYSSLNHSQFYKINRGQIVSKSSVEKLNAHFNHRVKLSITNPRDQEFIVSRQKTSDFKQWLNS, encoded by the coding sequence ATGAATTTACTTATTATTGAAGACGAACCAAGAGCTGCTCGACAATTAGAAAACTTACTTAATAAAAGTGGTTTAAACTTCAATGTATTGGAAATAATTGATTCTGTAGAGGATGCTATTTCTTGGTTTAAAATCAATAAGAATCCAGATCTAATATTTATGGATATTCAATTAGCGGATGGCTTAAGTTTTGAGATATTTCAGCATATAGAAGTAGAATCACCAATAATTTTTACGACTGCTTTTGATCAGTATGCAATTCAAGCGTTTAAAGTAAATAGTATAGATTATTTGTTAAAACCAATTCAGCGAGAAGATTTAGATGCTGCTTTAACTAAATTCAATAAAACAAACTCTTCTAATTCTATTCAGCCAGCAATTTTAAAACAACTTCTTGATTCCATGCAAGAACCGCAATATAGATCTGGAATTTTGGTAAAAGAGGGTAGTGGCTTTGTTCAAATCAAAATATCAGAAATATTATATGCGTATTCTGAAAATAGTATCACATTTGGAGTTACACATCACAAACGATTTATAATAGATGAAACAATTGATCAATTGTATTCTTCTCTAAATCATTCTCAATTCTATAAGATTAACCGAGGTCAGATTGTTTCGAAATCTTCAGTTGAAAAATTAAATGCACACTTTAATCATAGAGTCAAGCTATCAATCACTAATCCTAGAGATCAAGAGTTTATTGTAAGTAGACAAAAAACTAGTGATTTTAAACAATGGTTGAACTCTTGA